TTTATCAAACATTACTTCATGAACAAGAAATACAAGCTGAAAAACAAATTCCTCAAACACATCATACATTAATGAATTACTTAAATCTTCCTTTAGATGAAATCTATGCAGCCAGACTCAGATTAGAAGGCATTGGTCTGCTTAAAACGTACGAAATAAATTCGCAGGAAAATCGAGTGTATACGTATGTTTTGATGCCTGTTTTTTCTCCTGCTCAATTTTTTAAAGACCCTATGCTTTCCCAGCTTCTCTATCATCATATTGGTATAGAGAAGTACGACGTTTTAGAAAAACATTACTCGTCAAACAGTAGCGATACATACGGTAAGAATATAACCGCTTCTTTTCAAGACGTCTTTCAAACGGTTACGCCTGATTCCTTGCCGAAGATGAACCAAGAACAACCAAAGCAAGGTGTAAACATGGAGAGTGTGGATTTTACGCCAATTGAGCAAAGCTTAAAGCAACGGATGATTCCTGTAAAGAAGGTACTTACTACTTACAATTGTAAAATGATAACACAAATGATGTTTCTATATGAGTTGGAGACATATGAGATAGAAAAGGCAATATTATGGGCATTAACGGAGGAAAACAGACTGCATGTGGACGAATTTAAAGCAGCCTGCTATGATTTATTTCAATCAAAATATAAAGAAAATCACATACGTCTAGTAGAAAAGGCAACGACGACAGAGCCGCAGAAAAAAAATCAGCTAACCGCAAATACAAAAGAGGAGCAGCTGATTAATCATCTGGAAACTATCTCGCCTAAACAGCTGTTAGAAGATTTATCAAGTGGTCACCATGCCTCAGAGCAGGATTTGCGATTAGTAGGAGATATAATGACATCACAAGGGTTGCCAGCACCGGTGATGAATGTTTTAATACATTACGTGTTATTACAGACGAATATGAAATTGTCCAAAAATTATTTAGCGAAAATTGCCAGTCATTGGTCCAGGGCGAACTTGAAAACGGCGAAAGAAGCAATGGCATTTGCTAAAAAAGAAGTAACCAGCTATAAAACTGCGAAGAAACCAGTAGCTAGGAATAGACAGACGAAAGAGGTTGTGCCAGAATGGTTTAAACAGCAAAAGAAACAACAGAAACAGGAAGTTGCGGCGACGCAGGAAGACAAGGAAGATGAGTTGCAAGAGCAGAAGGAGATTGAAATGCTGCTAAAGCAATACTCTAACCATAACAAATAAAGCAATATCAAGGATGATGGATATGAAACCAGTACAATCGACGTTGCAAAAATGGATGAGAGAAAATGAAAACTTTCAGGAGCACTATGCAAAAATTCGCCGGGAAGTATTAAATGATTCTGAAATTAAAGCTTTTCTCGCCAAGCACCCAGCGTTAACCAAAAAAGAAATTGATAAAAACTTAATCAAATTGTATGAGTATATGACGCAGTCTAAGCAGTGTGCTAAGTGCACAAGTTTTGAAAATTGCCCGAATATGCTTCCAGGATATTCACCTGTTTTGCACGTCGAAGGAGGAGAAATCCATTTATCCTATGAAAAATGCTATGAGCGAATAAATTATGAAAAACAGCGAGAACAACAGAAGTTAGTTCAAAGCTTGTATATGCCTAAACAAATCCTAGAAGCAAAGATTGATTATATTGATTCCGATCCGAAACGCAGTCAGGCTGTCCGTGAAATTTTGAAATTCGTTGGGGATTGTGAACAGGAAATTCCCACTAAAGGATTGTATTTGTATGGACCATTTGGTGTAGGGAAAACTTATTTTTTAGGTGCACTTGCTAACAAGTTAAAAGAAATGTATATTTCTTCCGCTTTAATTTACATGCCTGAATTTGTGAGAGAAATGAAGGCATCGATGAAGGACGATTCGCTAAATAAAAAACTGGATTATTTTAAAAAGACCGATGTGTTGATGCTTGATGATATCGGAGCAGAAATGCTGTCTCCTTGGTTTCGAGATGAAATTTTAGGGTCTTTATTACAATATCGCATGATGGAAGGGTTGCCTGTGTTTTTTACGTCCAATTATAGTTTGCAAGAACTGGAAACCCATTTGGCTTCAACAAGAAATGGTGTTGAGGAAGTAAAAGCGGGACGGATTATTGAACGGATGAAACAGGTAAGCCAACCAGTTGCTATTTTTGCGGAGAACCGCCGGACGTAACTTTAGATTAAGTTCCACGCTATGTGGGAGAAAAAGCCACTCCGCTAAATGACTTCAGATTATGTGGCGCATTGCATTTAGTAATGGACGCTAATCCATTTTTAAGAAAACCTCTTATAGGGGATTCCTCTGCTGCACGACCTAGGCATGGATTCTGCTTAAAGCCAATGATCTCGACGAGCAATTTGTGATCATTGGCATTTTACTGTATATTGATCATTTTTATCCCGCCTTTAACCGGCAGTAAGCCCACTTCTATCCTCTACAGGTAAAACCAAAGGATAACAGATAACAATAACTCCACGGATTAAAGAAAGATGTATTTTTCTTGTACTATAGGAAAGTCTACAGTTTTAAGGGTTTATAGTATAAGCAAAACTATGGCTATCCGCCATAAGAATTGGCGATAAGCCAAGTTTTTCTATAAAATAACTTGTCTGCTTTACTTTATATTAGAAGATATATAACAGCGCTAATTTTTTGTGAAACGCTTCTATTATGATGATAAGCTCTGATAAGGTGTATCTACTTTTACTGACCTTTACTAGTTTTAATGGTTTACTCATTATTTTCATTCTTTGTCCATATAATGTAACAGTTTGGTTGGATGAGGGTGATATGTATTGGTTGAATTATTTATCGAGTCAGACAAAGAGGTTATTCGTTTCTGTGAAAAGATGCGCCAGCATAATAAACAGATTAATCTGTATTGGAAAACACATAAGGATTGGGGGAATCATTTACAATTTGATGCACATATTCCTAATCAAGTACTTATTCCTGCCATTGCAAAATCTTTAACTAATGTATTTATTACACATCGATTAGGAAAATGGATTACTTCAGTAATGGAGGATTTTTACTTTTATACAGATATAGACGAAAAGGAAAAAATTATGGAATTAACAAATTGGGTCATGACTGGGAAAGATAAAGATAGTTTATTTGTAAGAAAAAATGAAGACCCACAACAGATTCTCGAATCACTCTTCATTGCTAATATAAAAGATACACCGACCATTCACTATGATTCATTAGTAAAATTTCGGTTGAAAGTGTTTCATGATTATGTCGTTCATTATGTCGGTCTTGCAATTGATGAGTATAAAAGAGAAGAAGAACACCAGGAATTTATTAATATGCTTAGAGGATACGTTTTGAATCGCAAATCTTCTGTATCTAATATTTATATTATACAAGGAGATACGTTTTCATTTTTTAATCAAAACGGTAAAGCTCTTTCGCATCTGGAATTACGTATGCTGATGCAAAAAGAACCCCTATATTTGGTTGGGTTAGATGAAAATGAATTTAATTTAGCTCCACTTATAGCGATGACTCCAGAACATATTTATATTTACGGGGACGATCCGTCTGAACCAAAAACGTTAACGGTTATTAATGTATTTCAGGAAAAAGTAACTTTTGAACCACTTCGTCAATTTCCATTTTCTCACTATATGCAGAAAGAACAGCATTAGGACTTGCTTTTTCAATGATCAAGCGCTATAATACGAATTATATTATTATTTTATTTGCGAACGGCATAGAAAAGGATATGAATCATTTGCGATGTATGCTAGAGAAGGGAATCATAGGCTGGAAGTTCCCGCTTACTAGTAATGATTTACCACCTTGGAGCCCTGCTGTGAAGAAGCAAGCAGTAGCGTAGATCTGCGTTAAAGATGTATGAAGCCGTATTGAATTACGGGAATTAGGGTGGAACCACGACGTGACCAACGCTCGTCCCTTTGCATGTATGCAGAGGGGCGGGCGTTTTTTAATTTGAACAAGGAGTGAATGCAATGGCTGAAGAACTAACGTTTATTTTTCCGGATGGAGCAGAAAAAAACTTCCCAGAAGGAACAAATGGAGAGGATATCGCGGCATCGATTTCGTCTGGCTTAAAAAAGCAGGCATTAGCCATTAAATTAGATGGAGTTCCGTATGATTTAAGACGTCCATTAGTTCATGGCGGTTCAATCGAGATTATTACGAGCAAAGACGACGAAGGTATTGACATTATGCGTCATTCTACAGCGCATTTAATGGCACAGGCGATTAGACGACTCTACAAGGATGTAAACTTTGGTGTAGGTCCAGTCATCGAAGAAGGTTTTTATTATGATATGGATATGGAGCATTCGATAACACCTGAAGACCTTCCGAAGATTGAAAAAGAAATGAAGCGAATTATTGATGAGGCTTTGGAAATTGAACGTATGGAAGTGTCTCGTGACGAGGCAAAACAAATGTTTAAAAGTGATCCTTTAAAGCTTGAACTTATCGATGCTATCCCTGAGAACGAGCAAGTAACGATTTATAAGCAAGGTGAATTTTTTGATTTGTGTCGCGGTGTTCATGTGCCTTCCACGAACAAAATTAAAGCCTTTAAGTTATTAAGTATTTCCGGTGCGTATTGGCGAGGTGATAGCAATAACAAACAATTGCAGCGCATTTATGGAACTGCTTTTCCAAAACAAAGCCAAGTCGACGATTATTTAAAATTATTGGAAGAACGTAAAGAACGAGATCATCGAAAACTAGGTAAGGAATTGGATATTTTTACCGTTTCCCAAAAGGTCGGACAAGGTTTACCATTATGGTTACCAAAAGGTGCTACGATCCGCAGAATCATTGAACGATATATTGTGGATTTAGAAGAGCGTCTTGGCTATGACCATGTCTATACGCCAGTATTGGGTAGTGTAGATTTATATAAAACGAGCGGTCATTGGGATCACTATCAAGAAGATATGTTTCCGGCGATGACCATGGATAATGAGGAGCTTGTATTGCGGCCAATGAATTGTCCACACCATATGATGGTATATAAAAACCAATTATACAGCTACCGGAATCTTCCAGTACGTATTGCTGAGCTTGGCACCATGCACCGTTATGAGATGTCTGGTGCATTAGCAGGGTTACAGCGTGTAAGAGCGATGACATTAAATGATGCGCATATCTTCGCCCGTCCGGATCAATTAAAAGATGAATTTATTCGTGTAGTTGAGCTAGTGCAAAAAGTATATGAAGATTTTGGTATCAACGATTATTACTTCCGACTTTCGTATCGTGACCCAGAAGATAAAGAAAAGTACGTGGATAATGATGCAATGTGGGAAAAAGCGCAAGCGATGTTAAAGGAAACAATGGAAGACATGCAAGTGGATTATGTAGAAGCAGAAGGGGAAGCAGCGTTTTATGGTCCGAAGCTAGATGTACAAGTGAAAACTGCTTTAGGAAAAGATGAAACATTATCAACGGTACAACTTGACTTTCACCTTCCAGAGCGCTTTGATTTAACGTATATTGGTGAAGATGGACAACATCATCGTCCGGTTGTTATTCACCGTGGAGTTGTTTCCACCATGGAACGCTTTGTTGCCTTTTTAATTGAAGAATATAAAGGGGCATTTCCTACTTGGCTTGCTCCTGTTCAAGTTAAAGTCATTCCAGTTTCTCCTAAGGCACATTTGGATTATGCAAAGCAGGTTGCTGACAAATTGAGACTAGACGGAGTACGGGTTGCGGTTGATGAACGGGATGAAAAGATTGGTTATAAAATCCGTGAGGCGCAAACGCAAAAAATCCCATTTGCTCTCGTCCTTGGTGATCATGAAGTGAACGATCACGCAGTGAACATTCGTCGTTATGGAGAAAAAGAAACAGAAACAGTTTCTCTGGAGGCATTTATTGCTATGATTAAACAAGAAATAGACAATAAAGTGTTGCATAAGACTTCGAAATAAAACGGACAATTGAAAAAAGAATAAAACAAATAAAACAGCTTTGTTCTTTAACAAGAAGCTGTTTTATTTTTATCCCGAATGTAAGGTGGCATAAGACCTCTACTTCAAGATTTGTGGATAAATGTAAAAAGTTTCAGTGGGAGATAACGGCATCTAAAACCCCCAAATCTGTTGGCGAGTAAAATGTCAAACGTAGAATTTCTCTTTTTCAAGGTGCCTGCAATTTGAGTCTTTATTTTACTTTTTAATTGTAGGAGATGGAAGAAAAAAATCCTAGAATGATTGAAGTTCTACGTGAATAGAAAACGATAGAATGTTTTGGAATAAACAATATTCCCCCAAAATAGCGAAATAGAAAAGAGGGGGTCGGTATGCGTGGATTTAGGAAAACCGATAGCAAGTGGAAATACAGCAGAAATATCTTGTGGACAATATGGTTGTAAAGCTATTTCGTGAAAACGTTCTTCCTAATGAAGCTGTCCATGAGGCAAGTAAGCAGACTTTTGTCTATTCAAGCGGTCTTCCTGTTCCAAAAGTATTTGATGTAACTAAAAGGCAGTAGGCAAGCAATTATGATGGAATATATAAAAGGGAAAACGTTAGGAGAAAGATTAATAGCAAAAGAACTTCCTTTAGATGAGGTTATTTCCTTAACTGTAGAGGAGCAACAGCGCTTGCATAATGTTACTATCCATTCAAGTGATTTGGAACAGATGAAGGAAAAACTTAAACAGCAAATTAATGCGGCTGATCAGTTGGAACAGTTGAAAAAAACAAAACTCCTTCAGTTGCTAGAGGAAATTGCTGATGGAGATAAACTATTCCATGGTGATTTTCATTTGTTTAATCTAATTGCAGCAAATAACCGAATGACTATTATTGATTGGGTGGATGCTACTGTCGGAGATATTCATGCTGATGTGAATCGTTCGTATTTGTTGTATTCTCAGTATTCGCAGGAAATAGTGGAAAAATATCCTTTTTTATTACTGTAAGGCAAGTGGCTTGTCACGCCGAGACATTTTTTAAATGGGCTCCAATTATTGTAGCAGCAAGATTGTCCGAAAATGTAGCTTCAGAAGATGAAGAAAGACTTTTGAATATTATATATGAAAATGAGAGGTGAATGGAAAAGCCTCGCCAAAGAATGGGTAGTTATCCTTGGGAAAGAAGCTTTCTAGCGCGAGTGCTGTGTAAAATCTTAGTAGAGTTTTTGGTAGTGTTAAAATCGCCAACAAGCAATGGATATAACACGAAGTCTCCTGGAGCAACCGGGCACATGTATATAATGGGTGGGATTCCCGCCAAGAAAGATCTACTCATTCACGATTAGTGAGTCTTGGAGGACAGCTGAAAATTACGCAGAAAGCCGCTTTTTTCCGAGGAAGTTGGCCCGCCGCGGAAAACGGTATGAGTATCCACTGTGAGTAAAAGCGACTATTCTTAAGCTTTTTTACTGAGGAGCTATATAAAAGAAAATTAAAAGTGAGAGTAGCTTTCATAAAGACGCGACAGACTGTTTATTCATTCTTTTTTTGACATTATCCGATATATATGCTATTCTTATGTAGTTGATAATTAAATGATCTAAAGACAAGTAGAAGCACCCGCTTCTCACCTGTTCGACGCCATCAGGCAGTTGGCTGGTTTTAACCGATTCATATAGACGATTGGAGAAGTGTGGGTGCTGTATTGCCCACGCTTTTTTTAGACGTGGGAAAGGAAGCAATTTGCTTCTCTTGAAGAAAATACTTTTCAAGCTTCTGCGTCTAAAGACTTAAGCTTAGCTTAAGTACCTCATTGTGATGAAATGTAGCTTGTCAAAAAAGATCACAGCGAAAATATTTGGAGGTGGATGATAATTAGCAAGGAAATGAATGTTAATGAGAAGATTCGTGCTCGAGAAGTACGTCTAATTGATGCCAATGGGGATCAGTTGGGAGTGAAATCACGTCAGGAAGCTCTAGAAATTGCCCAAAAGCGTAACCTTGATTTAGTGCTTGTTGCTCCAAATGCTAAACCGCCTGTATGTCGGATTATGGATTACGGAAAGTACCGGTTTGAGCAGCAGAAAAAAGAGAAAGAAGCACGAAAAAAACAAAAAGTCATTAACGTAAAAGAGGTTCGTTTTACCCCGGGAATTGGCGATCATGACTTTGAAACGAAGCTGAAAAATGCTCGTAAATTCTTAGAAAAAGGCGATAAAGTAAAAGCGGCCGTTCGTTTCCGCGGACGCGCTATTACGCATAAAGAATTAGGACGAGAAGTGCTTGATCGGTTTGCTGAGGAAGTAAAAGACATTGCGACTGTAGAGACAAAGCCGAAAATGGAAGGTCGTAATATGTTTATGATGCTTGCTCCAGTAAATGAAAAATAAATTGCAGTTGTTGAGTGTAAGAGACTGTTAGATATGTTACAAGGAGGAAAAACACTATGCCAAAAATGAAAACCCATAAAGGTTCTCAGAAACGCTTTCAGAAAACAGGTACTGGAAAATTAAAACGTGGGCATGCGTATACAAGCCACATGTTTGCGAATAAATCTCAAAAACAAAAACGTAAACTTCGTAAAACAACTACAGTATCAGCTGGAGATTTTAGAAGAATTAAAACGATGCTTCCTTATAAATAAGCGAGCATTGGAATAATTAGAACGGTAAAATTTATTTTTGATTTGTATTAGGAGGGAATTATTATGCCACGTGTTAAAGGTGGAACAGTAACGCGTAAACGTCGTAAACGCGTCCTTAAATTAGCTAAAGGTTATTATGGTTCGAAGAGAACGTTATTTAAAACAGCAAAACAACAAGTAATGAAATCAGGTCAGTACGCTTATCGTGACCGTAAACAGAAAAAGCGTGATTTCCGTAAACTTTGGATTTCCCGTATTAATGCAGCTGCTCGCTTAAACGATATGTCTTACAACAAGCTAATGCACGGTTTGAAAGTTGCTGGCATTGATATTAATCGTAAAATGCTGTCTGATTTAGCAATTAATGATGAAAAAGCTTTTTCTCAATTAGTAACAAAAGCAAAAGAAGCATTGAAATAAAGTGAAATTTCAATCTGACGGGGTTTTCTTTCCATCTGATTGAAATAGAAGGGACCAAATATTTTGCCACTGCAAAGTAATTTGGTCCTTTTTTTACACTATAGGAAAGTATAAGATTTTTTTGGTTTATAGTATAAGAAAAACAAAGGCTTCCGCCATAAGACTTGGCGACAAGCCAAGTTTTTCTAAAAAGATAAGAAAATATAAAATTTGTTGCTTTGGGATGAGGGAATAACTGAATAGCCACGTCCGGCTTCAGCGCCCAGCAACGATGCGACTTTAGAAATGCGCCCTACAATATGGCCTCATCGGTTCGTCGCTAAGAGGAAGGCCGACTAAAAACGGGCTTGCCGCTCAGGCGTCGGCATCCCCCTGTTTTTAGTGGCATGATTCCTAAATCTTTAGTTGATTCGTTCCATTCGCTACGTTGCTAAACGGGCACTTACGCCTTTGTTCCCTTTTATGGAAGTCAATGTTTTGAAAGCATAAAGGATTAGACTTTATATTAGAGATATTTGGAGCTTTCATGAAATAGAATACATACACGAAAGGCAGTTTGGGTAGCAACCAAGTTAAAGCTTAGAGAGGAAAAAGGTAGGATGGATAATTGGAATGCAATTTTTTTATATTTGCTTGGCGTTAATAGCATTGCTTTTTTGTTCATGGGAGTCGATAAGCAAAAAGCAAAGCAGCAACACTATCGAATTCCAGAACGGACGTTATGGATGTTGGCAATTTTAGGTGGAGCGCTGGGAATCTGGTTCGGAATGAAAGTTTTCCGCCATAAAACCAAGCATAAGCGTTTCGTCATCGGGGTGCCGATGTTATTTATTAGTCACTGTGTATTGATCGTGTATTTAATATGGGCATTAAGGGTTTGATTTTTATACAGAAACACAGTTGGTTTAGTGTATGAAAGTGTATTGTGTTTGTTCAACGAAATGATATATATTAGAAGTTTAATATAGTGGACGTATCCCGTTTTCTTGTCATAAAGGCTCGTCTCCTGTCATATACATGTACTAATGTACAGTACTTTTATATCTGTAATAGTTCAACAAGGAGGAGGCAGAGCATGGAATTTTTGGGGAATTATCTATTGGCTTTCATTGAAAAAGGAGGCTTATTCGCCCCAATATTATTTATCAGTTTTCATTTACTACGACCGCTGTTTTTCTTACCGGTAATTTTTATTTGTATTTCAGGTGGGATACTATTTGGGGCTATTGCAGGAACGCTATATTCGCTTATAGGCATCACGTTATCCAGCGTTATATTTTATTTTTTTGTATATAGAATGCCAAAGTCCATGCAACGTTTTCAAAAAATAAAGGAGAAAGTGATAGGTAAACAAACAGCTTTAACGACATCACAAATAGCACTGCTTCGTCTTATTCCGTTTATTCATTTTCACTTGCTGTCTTTATGTTTACTGGAAATATCGTCAAGCTGGAAAGATTATACGAAATCATCTCTTTTATCTAATATTCCTCTAGCATTTATTTATACTTTCATTGGCCAGTGGATTTCTAACTTAACGCCGTTATATGTTGGTCTATGCTTACTAATTCTGTTGCCGTGCATCTATATGCTACGCAGAAAAGAAATTTATATCAAATGGCAAGAATTTTTCCATATTCAAACAAGAGAGAGCACTTAACGCAATAAAGCACTAGATCTATGCGCTGGTTTGTGGTAGCACATATAGCCGAACTAAAAAATTTGTACTTACGAATTATGGGTCGTATGCCCAATCTGCATGTATCCCCCATAAAAAGTGCCATAAAGCTCCCACTTCAGGATTTGTAGACGCGAAGAAGTCTAAGTGGGAGATAGCGCACATGAAATCCCGACCGGCATAGGTAAGATGCCACCAAAATGCGTGGCATGCAAAAAGTGTGCTTCTTTTTCAAGGACAAGAAAAACTTCACATTCGATGCCCCCACGTCGAAAAAGTACCTTTTTAAAGATTTTATTAGTAGGAATGGAAGGAAAATTATACCGAATGGCGTTTTCATTTTATTTATTCCATGGGACTTATCAGCAATTGATTAATCGGGTGTTTCCATTCAATTTTAGCGTGGGGATAACGAATTAATATTTCCTCTTCAAGGAAATATAAGTCGTCCCTTCGCAAACCGCTAAGCTCAAGAGGGTCCTTTGCTGTTACATGTATATTAACAACTTCAAAAGAATCCTCTGTTGTTCCCACATATTTTTCACCTTCAAACAAACATCCTTTATACACAAATTGGAGATTTTTTTTACTGTTGCTAGGTTCGTCTAAAAAATAATAAATTCCCTCTGCTTTAGCAATTTGCAATTTTCGTTGGGGATTACGATAATATTGAATCCAAGTATATATAAGCAATGCCAAAGCAAGCACAATCAGTATGCGAAATAAAATGACTATCATACTATCGTCTCCCTGATTATTATTCCATGATTCCCTTCTTATACGAAACGATATATCTAAAGGTTTCACTATTTTTTATTTTTCATGTTACAATCGTTGAAAGATGTGACGAGGAAGATTTATTATGGGTTGGAAGGCAGTAAAATCAATTAGATACGTATATGGAAACAAATAAAGGAGTAGATAGGCAAGATGTAGTCGTGGATAATATTTCGCTTTAGTTGTAGATTTAGGAAAGCTAGGGGGGCAATTTTTGCTATGTATGTAAAACTATTAATTCTTATTTAATCAGTATTTTTTTCAACCGAAATAAAAAGATTAATGCTATATAAATTTATTAAAAATGGGTGATATGAATGGAGTATAATTTAAAAATTAAGTTAATACATGAAGAAGCAAAATTACCATTTCGTGCAAATGATGGGGACGCTGGTCTGGATTTATTTTCTATCGAGGAGAAAATAATCAAGTCTGGAAAAGCTGAATTAGTTCGAACTGGAATAAAGATTGAATTACCTAAAGGGACAGAGGCACAAGTTAGACCTAGAAGTGGTTTAGCTTTAAAACATTCGGTTACAGTTTTAAATAGCCCTGGAACTATTGATGAAGGATATAGAGGTGAAATAAAGGTAATTTTAATTAACCATGGGAAAGAGGATGTTACAATAGAAAAACATATGAGAATTGCTCAGATGATTATTGCTCCAGTATTACAAGTTAAACTCGAACAAACAGACAATTTGTCTAACACAGCTAGAGATAAAAATGGGTTTGGTTCATCTGGCAAATAAATAAAGACAGTCCATACATATTTGTTGAAAGTGACATAAGCATCAAAAAAACTGTTGTTATCTCAACTTTCGCAGATAATAAATACACGTAGCCCCATTAGGTAACTGGATATGTTAATTGGCAAAAAGCTTCATATAGGATAAGCACCCCGACATTTGAAAGAGTATAATTGTCTAAAATAAACTACCAAGCAGAAGAGTTGTTTCTTATTGTGATGGCAATAATGTTCTTAAGCGACTACCAGATAGAATAAAAAGTACGTACAAGGGGCTAAAGGTACTGAAACATCTTCCAATTGCGGGTATCACAAAGAAATTCCGATTTTCATGTGCTTTTATTTTTCAATTGGTATTTGAATGGATTTTTGAAAACAGGTAAACAATAATTATGATTTACATTTATACCGTATATAAGGTGCTGTAAGACTTTCGCTTTAGGAGTTGGATAATCTCTACCGCGACAAGTCTAGGTGGGAAATAACAGCACCTAAATACCCCTAGCCTTTAGCTCCATACCATTACGGTACAAACAATCAGTAGGGGATGAATGAAAACCTCCACTGATGGAAGGTTCCCTTTTTAGCGATGAGAAATATCATAATATCCTGATACACAATAGACGTTATTTCGCGGCTTACAGGAAGAACGGCTGGTTTTCCAGATGGATTTATCTGGGGAAGAGGGTTCTTTTTTCTTCAAAATGTGGCAAATTGCAATTAACAACATCCGTATTAGGGGAAACATATGACAAGCATTAGGTGTTTCTGAAAGCAGATATCCAGCAAGCTTATTTGGAGAAGCTTCCAGTAAAATAATGTTCAGTTCGCTAAAATAAAAGAGATTAGGTGGTTGAATCAAAAGATTTGTTCTCTTCGTCAGGAGATAGACCAGGTATGTATTAACGATTTTGAAACTTCGCTAATAAGAGGTATAATAGAAATTAGTTTAATGAAGAGGTGACTACATATGGTAAAGTTGGACGAAACGTTAACGATGTTTAAGGACTTAACAGATGCAAAAGGTATACCAGGCAATGAAAAAGAAGCTCGTGATGTAATGAATAAGTATATTTCTCCGTATGCGGATGAAGTAATGTACGATAACCTAGGGAGCTTAATTGCCAAAAAAACAGGTGATGAAAATGGTCCGAAAATCATGGTTGCGGGTCATCTAGATGAAATTGGCTTCATGGTTACAAGAATTGACGACAAAGGGTTTGTTTATTTTCAAACAACAGGTGGGTGGTGGAGCCAGGTAATGCTCGCCCAACGTGTAACGATTATGGGAAGTAATGGAGATGTGACCGGTGTTATTGGATCAAAGCCGCCACATATCCTTTCGGCAGAAGCGCGGAAAAAGCCAGTTGAAATTAAAGATATGTTTATTGATATCGGTGCTTCTAGCAAAGATGAAGCTGAGTCATTCGGTGTGAAACCAGGAGATTCAGTAGTACCTTATTTTGAGTTTACACCGTTAAAAAATGAAAAACTATTATTAGCAAAAGCTTGGGACAATCGTATCGGTTGTGCGATCGCTATTGAAGTACTAAAGCAGCTAAAAGATGAGAATCA
This genomic interval from Virgibacillus pantothenticus contains the following:
- the dnaI gene encoding primosomal protein DnaI, which encodes MKPVQSTLQKWMRENENFQEHYAKIRREVLNDSEIKAFLAKHPALTKKEIDKNLIKLYEYMTQSKQCAKCTSFENCPNMLPGYSPVLHVEGGEIHLSYEKCYERINYEKQREQQKLVQSLYMPKQILEAKIDYIDSDPKRSQAVREILKFVGDCEQEIPTKGLYLYGPFGVGKTYFLGALANKLKEMYISSALIYMPEFVREMKASMKDDSLNKKLDYFKKTDVLMLDDIGAEMLSPWFRDEILGSLLQYRMMEGLPVFFTSNYSLQELETHLASTRNGVEEVKAGRIIERMKQVSQPVAIFAENRRT
- the thrS gene encoding threonine--tRNA ligase; its protein translation is MAEELTFIFPDGAEKNFPEGTNGEDIAASISSGLKKQALAIKLDGVPYDLRRPLVHGGSIEIITSKDDEGIDIMRHSTAHLMAQAIRRLYKDVNFGVGPVIEEGFYYDMDMEHSITPEDLPKIEKEMKRIIDEALEIERMEVSRDEAKQMFKSDPLKLELIDAIPENEQVTIYKQGEFFDLCRGVHVPSTNKIKAFKLLSISGAYWRGDSNNKQLQRIYGTAFPKQSQVDDYLKLLEERKERDHRKLGKELDIFTVSQKVGQGLPLWLPKGATIRRIIERYIVDLEERLGYDHVYTPVLGSVDLYKTSGHWDHYQEDMFPAMTMDNEELVLRPMNCPHHMMVYKNQLYSYRNLPVRIAELGTMHRYEMSGALAGLQRVRAMTLNDAHIFARPDQLKDEFIRVVELVQKVYEDFGINDYYFRLSYRDPEDKEKYVDNDAMWEKAQAMLKETMEDMQVDYVEAEGEAAFYGPKLDVQVKTALGKDETLSTVQLDFHLPERFDLTYIGEDGQHHRPVVIHRGVVSTMERFVAFLIEEYKGAFPTWLAPVQVKVIPVSPKAHLDYAKQVADKLRLDGVRVAVDERDEKIGYKIREAQTQKIPFALVLGDHEVNDHAVNIRRYGEKETETVSLEAFIAMIKQEIDNKVLHKTSK
- a CDS encoding replication initiation and membrane attachment family protein, translated to MNRIGKILPIEGYWVELQGTLPMDYAKSLTHLYQPLIGMAAIILYQTLLHEQEIQAEKQIPQTHHTLMNYLNLPLDEIYAARLRLEGIGLLKTYEINSQENRVYTYVLMPVFSPAQFFKDPMLSQLLYHHIGIEKYDVLEKHYSSNSSDTYGKNITASFQDVFQTVTPDSLPKMNQEQPKQGVNMESVDFTPIEQSLKQRMIPVKKVLTTYNCKMITQMMFLYELETYEIEKAILWALTEENRLHVDEFKAACYDLFQSKYKENHIRLVEKATTTEPQKKNQLTANTKEEQLINHLETISPKQLLEDLSSGHHASEQDLRLVGDIMTSQGLPAPVMNVLIHYVLLQTNMKLSKNYLAKIASHWSRANLKTAKEAMAFAKKEVTSYKTAKKPVARNRQTKEVVPEWFKQQKKQQKQEVAATQEDKEDELQEQKEIEMLLKQYSNHNK
- a CDS encoding phosphotransferase family protein; protein product: MMEYIKGKTLGERLIAKELPLDEVISLTVEEQQRLHNVTIHSSDLEQMKEKLKQQINAADQLEQLKKTKLLQLLEEIADGDKLFHGDFHLFNLIAANNRMTIIDWVDATVGDIHADVNRSYLLYSQYSQEIVEKYPFLLL
- the ytxC gene encoding sporulation protein YtxC, which encodes MVELFIESDKEVIRFCEKMRQHNKQINLYWKTHKDWGNHLQFDAHIPNQVLIPAIAKSLTNVFITHRLGKWITSVMEDFYFYTDIDEKEKIMELTNWVMTGKDKDSLFVRKNEDPQQILESLFIANIKDTPTIHYDSLVKFRLKVFHDYVVHYVGLAIDEYKREEEHQEFINMLRGYVLNRKSSVSNIYIIQGDTFSFFNQNGKALSHLELRMLMQKEPLYLVGLDENEFNLAPLIAMTPEHIYIYGDDPSEPKTLTVINVFQEKVTFEPLRQFPFSHYMQKEQH
- the infC gene encoding translation initiation factor IF-3, giving the protein MNVNEKIRAREVRLIDANGDQLGVKSRQEALEIAQKRNLDLVLVAPNAKPPVCRIMDYGKYRFEQQKKEKEARKKQKVINVKEVRFTPGIGDHDFETKLKNARKFLEKGDKVKAAVRFRGRAITHKELGREVLDRFAEEVKDIATVETKPKMEGRNMFMMLAPVNEK